Below is a genomic region from Papilio machaon chromosome 19, ilPapMach1.1, whole genome shotgun sequence.
aaatgagtttattattattaccctaagttagggataattaggccatagtcaaccatggtggtccagtgcgggttggttgatttCATACATACCTTTGAATtacttcgcagatatgtgcaggttgcataacaatgttttcctGCATCGTAAGAACGACGGATAAACGATCACATGTAAATCAAAAGTCGAAAAAGAttttggtacatggcgggattcgaacccaggactacAGATTCAACTCAAGAGCTTAACACCTGAGCCACAGACGGTCCATAAGATAAAtagatttgttaaataaaattagagctCTACGGTATCGATTGGTcgcttttattttagaaatatttatatagtcaTAGTTAGTTTTCAGTAAAGGTAAGCGCCGTTGCAGCCGCACCCGCCGGCGCAATTTCCTGCAATAGAGACGACGCCACCAGCTGGAACATCACCACCGAATCTGACAGCGCCCAAAATTGGTACCTGTCCAGCGACGACGGTGGTACCGGCCACTCCCATCTCACCAGCGACGGCAATGTCGCCGACGCCGGTGCCTCCATAAGCTGGGCCAGCGATGGCAGCGGGGCCAGCGATGGCGGCAGGGCCAGCGAGTCCGTACCCAAGTCCAAGACCGGCTCCGTAGCCTAGTCCAAGTCCGGGTCCGTAACCGAATTCGGTGGCTAAACCAGGTCCATAACCAAGTCCGTATTCACCAGCCAAACCACCTGCGTAGCCCAGACCAAGACCGAGGCCGGTTCCGAGGCATTCGCTGTATACAttctgtaaatttataaagtggcttaaaatgtaattcatttagttttttcgatttactactatatgtacaatattaataaaatttattatacgtCCACTAGGAAAGACAAGTAAACTTATAATTTACCTGGATCAAGCAAGCTTGAATGCAGAGGAGCAGGAAGGCGAAGGGAGACATCTTGGAGATTTGTTTTACGACTGAATGATTCgtcaataataaaagtatctTTTATATGGTTACTATTCTAgtagtaattaaaacaatttcgtCATTCATAAGAAAATGTCAGAAAGAGCTCCATTgtttcatcattttttttattcaataatacaagactaaaatacattaatgcctattttgtgttttatcgCAAAAACTCATTAAACACGTACACGAATATTGAAAAAAGTCTGACGAGGGTTTAcacaataataattcaaataatttcacGTCATAATTTCAATAGGTGTCGTTATACACATAACTTCCCGCACTATAAATACCAAACAATCTCATTGATGTTTACACTTGTTTCTCATAAACACAGTAAACATGTCTGCCAAAGCTGTCGTTCTTTTCTGCGCCCAAGCACTCTTTGTCCAAGTGAGTaaaccaaaatattaaaatgaagtaaTGATTTGGTggtaacaacaataaaatctaatttatgtACTCTCGTTGTTTTAGACTATCTCCGCATACTGCGGCGCTGGCTTGGGTTACGAAGCTCCCTTCGGCGCCGCTCCCTGGGCTGGTTATGGAGCCGGATGCGGATGCGGTCTGGCTGCCATCCCAACATCCAGCGGTGGTGGATTCCCCACTTCCAGTGCTTCCCCCATCCCACCCGTCGGTTTGTCCGTTCTGTCTGAGAACGAGATCGGAGGCATCTTAGCCGTCGGCGGTGAGCTTCCTTTCCTGGGTACCGTCGGTCTGGAGGGTGCGCTGCCTACCGCCGGCGCTGGTGCCGTCTCCTATGGCTGCGGCAACGGTGCCGTAGGCATGGTGAGCGAAGACATCGCTGCTCCCGCTTGGGGCTACCCCGCTGCCGCTGGTTTGAGCTACGGACCCGGTCTCGCTGCCGGAATCGGCTACGGTCCCGCTATCGCTGGACGTGCCTTCGGCGGATGTGGTTGCGGAATCTACTAAGAAACGtctcattaaaatgtaatctgATAATACACAATTTTGAAcgcataataatattttttcttatttaaactCAAAACTGACCcattcatatattttgttttgttttttacaatttgatgCGAAAATTATTCATcgagatttttaatttcatgaaaTGTCGTAATtctcaaaaatacaaaaaacttgCGACAGGTGAATAGAAATTCTACCCTTGAGGTTTACTGGTGCCAGAGCTATGTTTATTAAGCAGATAGACTACAATTGGTAATTATAAGTCTCGCAGACCTATTTATGTTAGTCACAGAGCATTGATGTAATGAATAAAGAGTTTCCTATATTCTCTATGCTCCGTGGACAGCTTAACTTATATCAATAGGGTCCTTAATTTAAAGCTACAGTTTCACTATAAATAAGATTACATTGAcagtttattttgtgtaagaaaaaaaaactgagttTGAACTACAAAAACACTTGTGGTCAGTCAATTATGAACAACGCTAATAAAATAGTCGCaagagtaataaaatatttaaattaattagaacatttatttttaataataatacatttacaacaacgttatatataaaaaaaatattatttaagtatttatgttTAGTGTAATAACTGGCCAACGAGCACACCTTCatctaatcaaataaaaaaagacattaaaaaagtaacaacgATAGATTTAGGCGCGAAGAGGGGGGAAAATGTGATACGAACGAGTTAACAACGAAATTTATTGtgctattgtaataaattgtaaatagtgtattactaaagaaataaagaaaattatcaaaCCGATGGTACTAGTTTACATTTATGCAACTTGtactaaaacaaatttacatcTGTATCAATTTCCTTACAGAACTAAAATCAAGATGTTTTAATACTGGATTATTATCGTCAGTGAAACTTAAGCTTGGCGCAAGGCGTAAGAACCATCGCTTGACTTGTCAGTTTAGTTGTATGATGAGTCTGAATTCGATGAATGTAAATCTTATGTTCgtacatattatgtttccTTCATaagatataaacaaacatgAAACAAGCGCGTAATGTAAAatctttaatgaataaataaactcaactaCGACAAATGCAACATTCTAAATCGCagtgttacaaatattttaattcctaTCTTCCAACCGCGCCttcgtctgcgcagaattaaaaaagaaagagtAAAAGTATCTCATGTGTTactcaagactatgttctatatctgtatcatatttcaataatatgtGTAGAACCGTTGCGGAGGCATCGAGTAAACATTGACCAACGTATCCCACGGGAACCGTAACTATTTCCGTGACCAAagatagcctatgtgttctttcaaactatgcattacatctttgccaaattttctcgagatccgttgagccgttttggagaaatattttaacattcattcatccatccatctaaacattcgcatttataataattagcaAGATTAAGGTTGCATAAGTTCCAGCGGTTGAAACTCgtattacttatatataaaatataacccaAACAACCCCgacttttacaattttaatttgtatatgaTACTTTCGTTTTAGTTATGAGATCaagaagtataaataaaattagatctttatcgtaattttttttcgcatttattatagaaaGATTGAAATCGCCATAGTTTGTTTTCAGTACAGATAAGCGCCATTGTAAGCGCCGTTGCAGCCGCAGCCGCCGGCGCAATTTCCTGCAATGGAGACGACGCCACCAGCTGGAACGTCACCACCGAATCTGACAGCGCCCAAAATCGGTACCTGTCCAGCAACGACGGTGGTACCGGCGACGCCCATCTCGCCAGCGACGGCAATGTCACCGACACCGGTGCCTCCGTAAGCCGGGCCAGCGATGGCAACGGGACCAGCGATGGCGGCAGGACCAGCGAGTCCGTAGCCAAGTCCAATACCGGCTCCGTAGCCGTGTCCAAGTCCGGGTCCGTAACCGAATTCAGTGGCTAAACCGGGTCCATAACCGAGTCCGCATTCACCAGCCAAACCACCTGCGTAGCCCAGACCGAGGCCGGCTCCGAGGCACTCGCTGTATACATTCTGTGaatttacaaattgtttaaaaaacccctttatttaattatacatctACGATTAATAGAGAACTCAAGAAATAgttgcaataaatattttcaatttcaattttaatttctaacttACCTGGATCAAGCAAGCTTGAATGCAGAGGAGCAGGAAGGCGAAGGGAGACATGTTGGAGATTTGTTTTTCGACTGAATGATTCGTCAATATTGAAAATgtcttttatatatcaaacattctcttaataattaaatcaatttcaacACATATAAGAAAACGTGAGGCATTTATCCATTGTCATTTTGACaatgttacttaaataaataattaaaaatagtacaagTCATGCCTATGTTGTGTTTTATCTCAAAAACACGTTGAACACGTAGAAAATTTCTTACGTGAGTTTGCACAATGTTCATAATTTCAATAGTTGTTCTTAAACAAAACTTCCAGTACTATAAATACCAAACAATCTCATTGATGTTTACACTTGTTTCTCATAAACACAGTAAACATGTCTGCTAAAGCTATCGTCCTTTTCTGCGCCCAAGCCCTCTTGGTCCAGGTGAGTAAaccaaaatgtaattaaattaaaaagagtaTTTAAATGAGAGTATAagtggtaaaaaaataaaatctaattattgTACTCTAATTTGTTTAGACTATCTCCGCATACTGCGGCGCTGGTTTGGGTTACGAAGCTCCTTTGATGGCCGCAGCTCCCTTCGGCGCCGCTCCCTGGGCTGGTTATGGAGCCGGATGCGGATGCGGTCTGGCCGCCGTCCCAACATCCAGCGGTGGTGGATTCCCCACCTCCAGCGCTTCCCCCATCCCACCCGTCGGTTTGTCCGTTCTGTCTGAGAACGAGATCGGAGGCATCTTAGCCGTCGGCGGTGAGCTTCCTTTCCTGGGTACCGTCGGTCTGGAGGGTGCTCTGCCTACCGCCGGCGCTGGTGCCGTCTCCTACGGCTGCGGTAACGGTGCCGTGGGTATGGTGAGCGAAGACATCGCTGTTCCCGCTTGGAGCTACCCCGCTGCCGCTGGTTTAGGCTACGGACCCGGTCTCGCTGCCGGAATCGGCTACGGTCCCGCTATCGCTGGACGTGGCATCGGCGGATGTGGTTGCGGAATCTACTAAGATACGtctcattaaaatgtaatctgATAATACACAATTTTGAACgcatagtaatttttttcttctttaaacTCAAAACTGACCCAtcgatatattttgttttgttttttacaatttgatgCGAAAATTAATCaacgaaattttttatttcacgaaATGTATATCGTAattcacaaaaatacaaaaaaattacgacaGGTGAATAGAAATTCGACCCTACATGTTTACTGGCGCCGAAGTTACGTTTATTAAGCAGAAAgactaaaattgttaattataagtCTCCCAGACCTTTTTGTGTTAGTCACTGAGCATTGATGTAATAGTTTCCTATATTCTTTATGCTCCGTGGACTGCTTAAATTATGGCAACAGCGTCCTTAATGTAAAGCTACAACAGCTTTACtatagataaaattacatcgtttattttgtgttatgACAAAATAATTCTAACTTTGAGTTTGTTTAACTAGCTTAAgcatttttatgattattacaataaagacACCCAAAGTCTCTGGCTTAAAATACGCCAGGGGGAGAACAAGAGGGCGGCATAGCGCCgcccattaaaaaaaaaaaactttgagtTTGTACCACAGAAAtacttttacttaaaaaaattgtcgtatgtatcaatttatatacaaaacaaaaataaaatttgtttttctacTTGCTTATTATCGTCAGTGAAAGTCAAAGTTGGTGCAAAGCGTAAGAATCATCGCTCGACTTGTCAGTTTAGTAATATGATGAGTCtaatagaaatagaatatataataaatagaaaatagaaatgttATGCTCGTACATGTTATCTTTCCTTCATAACATATCAACagacatattttatgaatCATTGTTACAATTCATACAGTTcattgttacaattattttaataaaaaattttggaacgaagttccttatcgcgcgttgtgaaagggggctagacggaaaaaattcttacaaaaagTTCTCACGACACTTttcgctacttcaccatggcaacgacgtgacaacatataatgaaaattcatagaaataaaatgtgcttcttgtgaagacttaagttttttattcatagaataaacattggttccttcactaattaatagaaaggaacttcgttccatccgggtgtcccttgacacctctcaagtatTTATCTTTCAAAAACTAGTAACTCAATAACAATTCGAATTTAAGTTCAACTATATTAGGTCATCAACCTATCGTGATACTAATCACCAATTGTTAAAAACGAcacaatgtaattttaaaagattacgTCTGATACCTAAACTTGGTACCTATATACTGTCGACATTTCCGGTGTATGCAAAATGCATGCAGAATAAGAAATGGATACGGTtgattaaatgaaacaattaattaaaaaagatgttCTTAGCGATGTGAAACACTTGGATTCCTGACAAGTATAGTAACAACACCTCTGTCGAAGATCATTATGTTGCgttactataatttaatagtacaGTACATCGAGTAAAGATTAATCTAAAGTCAATGTCAAGTCAATGATTGCATTAGTATCAGCGGTAggtattacttattaaaataatttcattttgctGTGCAAGACTGTAGTCCAACCCAAACATACCCGATTTTcccaattttaatttatatgtgaTACTTTCGTTTTAGTTTcagattaagaaaaataaataaaattagagctTTCTCGTAATGTTTTCTCGCATTTATTAAAGACAGATTCAAATCGTCATAGTTTGTTTTCAGTAGATGTAAGCGCCATTGTAAGCGCCGTTGCAGCCGCAGCCGCCGGCGCAATTTCCTGCAATGGAGACGACGCCACCAGCTGGAACGTCACCACCGAATCTGACAGCGCCCAAAATCGGTACCTGTCCAGC
It encodes:
- the LOC106715172 gene encoding chorion class A protein L11; translated protein: MSPFAFLLLCIQACLIQNVYSECLGTGLGLGLGYAGGLAGEYGLGYGPGLATEFGYGPGLGLGYGAGLGLGYGLAGPAAIAGPAAIAGPAYGGTGVGDIAVAGEMGVAGTTVVAGQVPILGAVRFGGDVPAGGVVSIAGNCAGGCGCNGAYLY
- the LOC106715173 gene encoding chorion class B protein PC10, whose translation is MSAKAVVLFCAQALFVQTISAYCGAGLGYEAPFGAAPWAGYGAGCGCGLAAIPTSSGGGFPTSSASPIPPVGLSVLSENEIGGILAVGGELPFLGTVGLEGALPTAGAGAVSYGCGNGAVGMVSEDIAAPAWGYPAAAGLSYGPGLAAGIGYGPAIAGRAFGGCGCGIY
- the LOC106709358 gene encoding chorion class A protein L11-like — protein: MSPFAFLLLCIQACLIQNVYSECLGAGLGLGYAGGLAGECGLGYGPGLATEFGYGPGLGHGYGAGIGLGYGLAGPAAIAGPVAIAGPAYGGTGVGDIAVAGEMGVAGTTVVAGQVPILGAVRFGGDVPAGGVVSIAGNCAGGCGCNGAYNGAYLY
- the LOC106708233 gene encoding chorion class B protein PC10-like, with the protein product MSAKAIVLFCAQALLVQTISAYCGAGLGYEAPLMAAAPFGAAPWAGYGAGCGCGLAAVPTSSGGGFPTSSASPIPPVGLSVLSENEIGGILAVGGELPFLGTVGLEGALPTAGAGAVSYGCGNGAVGMVSEDIAVPAWSYPAAAGLGYGPGLAAGIGYGPAIAGRGIGGCGCGIY